A part of Olleya sp. Bg11-27 genomic DNA contains:
- a CDS encoding toxin-antitoxin system YwqK family antitoxin, with amino-acid sequence MKKLIILCIVLVTNTVLFAQNLNQFDANGQRHGQWKKNFSKTKVVRYEGTFDHGKEIGTFKFYKNIDNKPVLTATKVFNSDNDLSQVVFFASTGKKISEGQMRGRNHIGKWVIFHNKSDQVMTEELYNDKGTLEGQRLVYYLNGQVAERAQYQDGLLHGESKWYGENGMLIKSITFKLDKFDGAYKTYTKEGLIATEGQYRDDVKCCIWKRYKAGKLVEEKDLDKKG; translated from the coding sequence ATGAAAAAACTAATTATTCTATGTATTGTTTTAGTAACCAATACTGTATTATTTGCACAAAATTTAAATCAGTTTGATGCTAATGGACAACGTCATGGACAATGGAAAAAGAACTTTAGTAAAACAAAAGTAGTAAGATATGAAGGCACATTTGATCATGGCAAAGAAATAGGAACCTTTAAGTTTTACAAAAACATTGATAATAAACCAGTATTAACAGCAACAAAAGTATTTAATAGCGATAATGATTTATCGCAAGTTGTTTTTTTTGCTAGTACCGGAAAAAAAATTAGTGAAGGTCAAATGCGAGGTCGTAACCATATTGGTAAATGGGTTATTTTTCATAATAAATCAGACCAAGTAATGACGGAGGAATTATATAACGATAAAGGAACGTTAGAAGGACAACGTTTAGTTTATTATTTAAATGGACAGGTGGCTGAGCGGGCGCAGTATCAAGATGGTTTGTTGCATGGCGAATCTAAGTGGTATGGGGAAAATGGGATGCTTATTAAAAGTATCACTTTTAAGTTAGATAAGTTTGATGGTGCTTATAAAACATATACTAAAGAAGGCTTAATTGCAACAGAAGGACAGTATAGAGATGATGTTAAATGTTGTAT
- the yidC gene encoding membrane protein insertase YidC, with amino-acid sequence MEEKKLDVKSIIGFVLIFGILLFMMWQNQPSEEERLVQEAEKKTQIEANKKAEASAQTETKTTTALDYAKPTDSAQVAALKSKIGAFAYSAATSTFNGDALTVSNDVLELKFSTKGGHLSEVKLKNFVDFDSIPIYLVKNGNAVFNINFQTNDNRTLNTKDLYFQPTVSKSGENTIVSMKLKTAENKFLEYNYVIKPKQYMVDFTMKSQGLETAINTSAPINLEWTQKAYRHDQSISFENRYTRLTYQAEGDVDKLSQGGDDDETEADVDWLSYRQHFFSSILTTDKPFKSVDFSSKNLVEDEAKDSIFTKQFSSKTTLALNGANINNNLKLYYGPTDSEILKQYDNNLAESVQFGWGIFGWINKYLFFPLFGFLSSFLPYGVAIIVMTILIKLAMSFVQYKQYLSQMKLKVLKPELDAIREKHKDNKMKAQQETMALQNKAGASPMAGCLPALIQMPVFYALFMFFPIAFALRQKKFLWAEDLSSYDVVAELPFHIPLYGDHVSLFPILAAIAIFFYMKLTTGQNQMSAPTQEGMPDMAKMMKYMIYFAPIMMLIFFNQYASGLSLYYFVSNLISIGILLVIKNFILDEDKIHANIQVQKAKPKKESKFQQKMKTMMEQAEKQKQAQAQQKNKKK; translated from the coding sequence ATGGAAGAAAAAAAACTAGACGTTAAGTCGATAATAGGTTTTGTATTAATATTCGGAATCTTGTTATTCATGATGTGGCAAAACCAGCCAAGTGAAGAAGAAAGACTAGTACAAGAAGCAGAAAAGAAAACACAAATTGAAGCTAATAAAAAAGCGGAAGCTAGTGCACAAACAGAGACTAAAACAACAACAGCTTTAGATTACGCTAAACCAACAGATTCTGCTCAAGTAGCAGCATTAAAATCTAAGATTGGGGCTTTTGCTTATTCTGCTGCAACATCAACTTTTAATGGTGATGCTTTAACGGTTAGTAACGATGTTTTAGAATTAAAGTTTAGCACCAAGGGAGGGCATTTATCTGAAGTAAAGCTTAAAAACTTTGTAGATTTTGATTCTATTCCAATCTATTTAGTGAAAAATGGAAATGCGGTTTTTAATATCAACTTCCAGACAAACGATAATAGAACTTTAAATACAAAAGATTTATATTTTCAACCGACAGTAAGCAAAAGTGGCGAAAACACGATTGTATCTATGAAGTTGAAAACTGCTGAGAATAAGTTTTTAGAATATAACTATGTGATTAAGCCTAAGCAATACATGGTTGATTTTACTATGAAATCTCAAGGCTTAGAAACAGCAATAAATACATCGGCTCCAATTAATTTAGAGTGGACTCAAAAAGCATATAGACATGATCAAAGTATTAGCTTTGAAAATAGATACACACGTTTAACATATCAGGCAGAAGGTGATGTTGATAAATTATCTCAAGGTGGAGATGATGATGAGACGGAAGCTGATGTGGATTGGTTATCTTATAGACAACACTTTTTTAGTTCTATTTTAACGACGGACAAACCGTTTAAGAGCGTCGATTTTTCTTCTAAAAATTTAGTGGAAGATGAAGCTAAAGATTCTATTTTTACTAAACAGTTTTCTTCAAAAACAACCTTAGCTTTAAATGGAGCAAATATCAATAACAACTTAAAGTTGTATTATGGTCCTACAGATAGTGAGATCTTAAAACAATACGATAATAACTTAGCCGAAAGTGTTCAATTTGGATGGGGAATTTTTGGTTGGATTAATAAGTATTTATTTTTCCCATTATTTGGTTTCTTAAGCTCATTCTTACCTTATGGTGTTGCCATTATTGTAATGACCATCTTAATTAAGTTAGCCATGAGTTTTGTGCAGTACAAGCAGTACTTATCTCAGATGAAACTGAAGGTGTTAAAGCCAGAATTAGATGCTATTAGAGAGAAACACAAGGATAACAAAATGAAAGCCCAACAAGAGACTATGGCGCTTCAAAATAAAGCGGGGGCAAGTCCTATGGCTGGGTGTTTACCAGCTTTAATACAAATGCCTGTATTTTATGCGTTGTTTATGTTTTTCCCAATTGCATTTGCTTTAAGGCAGAAAAAGTTTTTATGGGCGGAAGATTTATCATCTTATGATGTTGTAGCAGAGTTACCATTCCATATTCCATTATATGGAGATCACGTGAGTTTGTTCCCTATTTTAGCAGCAATCGCTATTTTCTTTTACATGAAGTTAACGACTGGTCAAAACCAAATGTCAGCGCCAACACAAGAAGGGATGCCTGATATGGCAAAGATGATGAAGTACATGATCTATTTTGCACCAATTATGATGCTTATCTTTTTTAACCAATATGCGTCAGGGTTAAGTTTATATTACTTTGTATCTAACTTAATTAGTATTGGTATTTTATTAGTGATTAAGAATTTTATTTTAGATGAAGATAAGATTCACGCTAATATTCAGGTTCAGAAAGCAAAACCTAAAAAGGAAAGTAAATTTCAGCAAAAAATGAAAACAATGATGGAGCAAGCTGAAAAACAAAAACAAGCGCAAGCACAGCAAAAGAATAAGAAAAAGTAA